Below is a window of Pseudomonadota bacterium DNA.
ATTCAGGCTTTGAAGCAAATGCTATGGCAGCTTGGGAAGTTGATGAAGATATTGTTGAACAAGTCGGGAAAAAACTTGCTTCATTCAGACAGGTATCACATTGTTACCGGCGAAATCCTAATAAGGAATGGCCATATAATCTGTATACCATGGTTCATGCTAAAACCGAAGAATCCTGCCTGAAAACAATTCGTAAAATGTCGGAAGCAACAGGTGTGAAAAACTATACAGTGTTGTTTAGCCGCAAAGAACTTAAAAAAACATCCATGCAGTACTTTTCAGCAGAAAATGAAAGTTGACTAAATTTTCCCCTGTGGTTTCAGATTCCCCCAATATTTTACTTATAAATCCGTGGATACACGATTTTGCCGCCTATGATTATTGGGCCAAACCATTAGGGCTTTTATATCTTGCATCAATATTAAGAACCCATGGGTGTAATATTTCATATATTGACTGCCTGAACAGATTTCACCCTGATTTAAATAAAACTATTTCCTCAAAACAAGACGGAAGAGGCTCTTATCTTAAAACTCATATTTCCAAGCCAAAAGGACTTGATGATATTCCAAGAAACTATTCACGATATGGAATACTACCTGAATGGTTTAAAAAAGATCTGCTTGCCTTAAAACAACCGGATATTGTTTTTATTACTTCTCATATGACATACTGGTACCCCGGAGTTTTTGAAACAATAGACATTATAAGAAAAATTTTCCCTTCCGTCCCGGTTATTTTAGGAGGCATATATGCATCTTTATGCCATGATCATGCTTTAAAATATTCAGGTGCCGATAAAGTAATTGCAGGAGAAGGAGAAAAAGTTGTTCTTGAACTTGTTAAAGAATATACCGGATTTTCAAGCAGTATAAAATTTGATCCGGAAGAGCTTGATTCTTATCCTTACCCTGCCTTTGATCTTGAAAATAAAATCTCTTTTATTCCAATTCTTTCCTCAAAAGGATGTCCTTTTTCATGTGCATACTGTGCATCCGGTTATCTTAACAAAAAACGAATGCTAAGAAGCACCGAATCTTTAATAGAGGAAATAATTTACTGGCACGAAAAATATGAAGTAATTGATTTTGCACTCTACGATGATGCATTTCTTTTAGATGCTAATAATCATGCGATTCCTTTGCTAGAGGAAATAATAGAATCAGATATAAAAGTGCGCTTCCACACCCCAAACGCCCTTCATATAAGAGAGCTATCGGAAAATACTGCAAAGCTGATGTTTAAAGCAGGTTTTGAAACAATAAGGCTTGGACTTGAGACAACTCTTTTTGATAAAGACAGATTTGACAATAAGGTTTCGGAGTATGAGTTTAAACAGAATCTTATATTTTTAAGAGAAGCTGGATTTTCAAAAAATCAGATCGGAGCTTACCTTATGGCAGGGCTTCCGGATCAGGATGAAAAAAATGTAATTGAATCGATGCAAAAGGTTGCTGAAAGCAAAATCACACCGATTCCTGTTTATTATACTCCTATACCTCATACCGCACTCTGGGAAAAAGCAG
It encodes the following:
- a CDS encoding Lrp/AsnC family transcriptional regulator; protein product: MLTELEKKIIASIQGDMPVLKRPYAKIAKQLNITEEILLSTLNRLLEKGVIRRFGATLCHQNSGFEANAMAAWEVDEDIVEQVGKKLASFRQVSHCYRRNPNKEWPYNLYTMVHAKTEESCLKTIRKMSEATGVKNYTVLFSRKELKKTSMQYFSAENES
- a CDS encoding B12-binding domain-containing radical SAM protein gives rise to the protein MVSDSPNILLINPWIHDFAAYDYWAKPLGLLYLASILRTHGCNISYIDCLNRFHPDLNKTISSKQDGRGSYLKTHISKPKGLDDIPRNYSRYGILPEWFKKDLLALKQPDIVFITSHMTYWYPGVFETIDIIRKIFPSVPVILGGIYASLCHDHALKYSGADKVIAGEGEKVVLELVKEYTGFSSSIKFDPEELDSYPYPAFDLENKISFIPILSSKGCPFSCAYCASGYLNKKRMLRSTESLIEEIIYWHEKYEVIDFALYDDAFLLDANNHAIPLLEEIIESDIKVRFHTPNALHIRELSENTAKLMFKAGFETIRLGLETTLFDKDRFDNKVSEYEFKQNLIFLREAGFSKNQIGAYLMAGLPDQDEKNVIESMQKVAESKITPIPVYYTPIPHTALWEKAVQCSRYDLTSDPIFTNNSILPCRKAGFSWEMVSFLKKLAAS